In Candidatus Eisenbacteria bacterium, the DNA window GAATGAGGGAGAGTTGGCGAAGCCGCTCCTCACAAAGATCCATCAGACGATACGCAAGGTGACGCAGGACATCGAAAATCTATCTTATAATACGGCGATTGCAGCGATGATGGAGTTGTTCAATGAGCTGAAAGCCGCAGAAAAGATCAACCGCTGGACGCTGGAATCGTTCGCCCTGATGCTGACGCCTTTCACGCCGCATCTGGCTGAAGAGTTGTGGGAGTTGCTCGGTCACTCCGAAACGATTCATCGAGCGACATGGCCAGAATACGATCAGGCGCTGGCCACGACCGATACGGTCGATATCGCCATTCAAATCAACGGCAAACTGCGCGGCACTATTCAGGTGGCGAGGGATACCAACAGGGAGGTTGTTGAGTCCGCGTGTATGGAACACGAAAAGGTCAAGCAGCACATCGAAGGGAAGACCATACGCAAGGTTATTTATATACCCAACAAAATCGTGAACATCGTCGCCACATGACGCCAAGGGATCGGTGGGGAATGAATCACCGCGGACGGAGCATCGAAAGGTACGGACCGGCCGGCTTGCCCGGACTCCTCCTGCTCGCGATATGTTGTGTCGGCATCGGGTTATCCAGCGGCGCTATATCAAACGACGCCGATTTTTATCCCGCGGTCTACTGGCCGTCGGGCGCCACCCCGGAAGAGGGTGATCCGATCATTCTGGCCGCGGGTGAGATCCGGGAGGACCTTTCTTTCGCCCTAACGCCGAGTGGCGGAGCGATTCAGGGTATGGTGCGCGATCGATTCGGAGCGCCCTTGAGCGGGGTCATGGTTGTCGCTGAATCCGGGCGCTTCAGATCCCACGACCTGACGGATGATCTCGGCGCCTTTCACATTGATGGGCTGCCCCCCGGTCAGCACACGGTCAGGGCCTGGACGTTTGAACCCGCTTCCAGTTTCGGGGAGATGATGCCCCTCTATGCGCCCCAGGCTCAAGACGAGGCCAACGCGCAGATCTATACCGTCGAGGATGGGGGCGTATTAACAGGGGTTGAATTGACCCTGTCGCCCGGAGCGGTTATTATCGGAGCCGTCTTTGACGCGATCACGGACGGGCTGTTACCCAATTACCGGGTTGAGGCGCTGCACATTGAATCGGGAATGGTTTTCTGGACAAAGACCGACGCCATGAGTATTTACCGGCTGGAGGGTTTGCTGCCGGGAGCCTATAAAGTCGTTGTCCGAACGGGAAAGACGACGCATCTGGATGAATATTATGGCGGCGTCCACGATCCTGATGATGCGACGCTGATTTCCCTAAGCGATCCAAATGCAGGTTTTCAAGCGGATTTCGAACTGGATCCGGAGGGCCGGCTGTTCGGCTCTGTCCGGGAAGGAGATGATCCACGGGTTGGCGACGGAATCCCGAATATTGAGGTTATTGCAACAGAGCAAACGCTTGAAGTTGAACGATCCGTCTTCACCGATGAAGACGGGTTTTTTATGTTTGATAAACTTCAGACCGGATCCTATTACATCTATGTTCCGGCGATATCGCGTTTTTTCCCCAATGCCGTTAACATCGAAGAAGCCAGAACTGTCGAGATTACCGAGGGACTCGATAATTACGGCGCGGGGATGGCCGGAAACATCTTGCCGGATTGTCCAGGTATCCCAGAGCTTCTTGGCGGCATCTCAGGAACAATTGATCCGGAGGGTGACGATCCGCCGGGAGGCTGGCTTGTGCGCGCCGCATCTCAAGCATTCACCCGTGAGATCCTCGCCGAATCCGAGGGGATTTATGTGATCGATTGTCTTCCCGACGGCGACTATATCGTCAGTCTCCGGGCCGATTCTTCGCATTCGAGGCAATACTTTGATGAAGTTCCCTTTGAATATGACGCGAGTCTTGTCTCGGTGACCTTGCCCGATACAACCCGGGAGATTGACTTATTCCCTCTCAAATCAGCGGCGATCGGCGGCACGGTCATAGCTATGTCTTCATCTCTTCCTGTAAGCAACGCCCCGGTTCAGCTCCACTTGCAGGAGACGGGCGAGATCATCGACACACGTACCGATGCGTCCGGCCATTTCTCGATCCGGCGGCTCTCTGACGGAACAGGCCTTCCTCCCGGCACCTACACTGTTTCGATCGATTCATTCACAACGGGACAGATTGCGCCGACACCGGTGCGGTCCCTCAGGGCGTGGGTCGAAACGGTCCATCGCGGCGGCCGTTGGATTGTACAAGTTTTCGCTGAGCTGCCGCTCGGGGCCGGACCCTATGATGTTCGGCTCTCGCGCCAACCGGAGAATGGCGATGAAAGCATCGTTGCCATGCAGGAGACGACCGGTGCGGGAGGTGAATCCATCCTTCTTGAAGATGACGAACCGATGCCGGGTGTGTCTATTTACCAAGTTTCAGCCGCCGCCGGCGAGTATCGTTTTGAGTCGGAGCCGATGGAGGTCCGGCTTTCACGGGAAGATCCTCCCGATATTGTCTCATGGTTTTCCTGCCCGAATCCCAGCCGCAAAGAATGGCGGATGATTCTCAATGCCGGCCGGCCGATCAGCGTCGCGCTTCAGATTATTGATGCAAACGGCCGTCTTATCTGGCGGGACGATCGTGATTTGCGAGAGGGTGAGAATACCTTTATCTGGGATGGCTGCCGAAATGACGGTCAGACCTGTGCGCAGGGAATGTACTTCTTCGCATTGCGGGAATCAAGATTACTTGATTTGGTCGGCGGCGGGCAGGCAACAGAGGCCGGGACTGTGCTCGCATCCGGCCGTGTTGTTTGGATTCGGTGACAGGGAATATCAATATGCCTTGGAGTTTGGAGGGCCGAGCGGCGGTTTGTCTTGCTGCCAGCAAGGGACTGGGCCTGGGGATTGCGCGGGAGATGGCGGCGGCCGGGGCGAGAATCCTTCTGGTCAGCCGCCGCCGGGAGCCGCTCGAGTCCGCCGCGGCGCTTATCGTTAAAGATCTTGAATCAGGGGCGGCCTATCCAGGCGTCACGGTATGGCACCGGCCTGAACTTATCGCGGCCGATTTAATGGAGGAGGAAGCGGCGCCATCGATCGTCGCTCAGGCGAAGAAACATTTCGGCCGGCTCGATATACTTGTGAACAATATCGGCGGGCCGCCGGCGGGCCTTTTTCATCAACACTCGATGGAGCGGTGGGAAGAGTCATATCACCGCCTTTTCGGCTCGGTGGTGCGGCAAATCAAGGCCGCTCATCCGTTGCTGCAGAAGAGCGATGCTCCGCGTGTCCTTACAGTGACGTCCGTCGCGGCGCGCCAGCCGATCGAGGGCCTCGTCCTCTCCAACACGTTCAGGCCCGGTCTTGTCGGCCTGGTAAAAACGCTGGCGCAGGAGTGGGGTCCCGACGGGATCCTCATTAACAATTTAGCACCCGGGATGTTTGCAACAGAACGCATCGCCGAGGTTGAGGAAGCCACGGCCAAGCAGAGGGGCATATCCCGCGAGGCCGTCCGCCAAGAGAGACTCGCATCGATTCCACTGGGACGTTTCGGGGACCCGCGGGAACTGGGGCGCGTGGCGGTTTTTCTCGCCTCTCCGGCGAACAGCTACATTACGGGACAGACGATTCTTGTTGATGGTGGATTTTATAAGGGTCTGTAGCGCCGGGAGGTGTGGGGCGGGGCTCCCATTTGGGGTAAATGGAAGCCCCGTGGGGTCAGCGAGGATTGTTAAGGCTCGATCTTGTTTGGGCGCAAGACGGCCTACTTAGCTTTCGCTGAAAATCCTGATATTTCCCGAACCGGTATCCAGCTCAATATCCAGATCGCCGTCACCCAGCGTGAGCTCCAGTTCGTCCTTTGATGTCGTGACATCGACAGCCTCGGGCAGCTTGAAATGAATCTTTCCATTACCGGTATCGGCCTGCAATTCCGCGCTGGCATCGCGGGGGAGTTCCAGATGGATGCCGCCGGAGCCGGTGTCAACGAGGAGCTTCCCGCGGGGGGTTTCATCAAGGATAACCTCGACATCTCCGGAGCCGGTATCGATA includes these proteins:
- a CDS encoding carboxypeptidase regulatory-like domain-containing protein, translated to MNHRGRSIERYGPAGLPGLLLLAICCVGIGLSSGAISNDADFYPAVYWPSGATPEEGDPIILAAGEIREDLSFALTPSGGAIQGMVRDRFGAPLSGVMVVAESGRFRSHDLTDDLGAFHIDGLPPGQHTVRAWTFEPASSFGEMMPLYAPQAQDEANAQIYTVEDGGVLTGVELTLSPGAVIIGAVFDAITDGLLPNYRVEALHIESGMVFWTKTDAMSIYRLEGLLPGAYKVVVRTGKTTHLDEYYGGVHDPDDATLISLSDPNAGFQADFELDPEGRLFGSVREGDDPRVGDGIPNIEVIATEQTLEVERSVFTDEDGFFMFDKLQTGSYYIYVPAISRFFPNAVNIEEARTVEITEGLDNYGAGMAGNILPDCPGIPELLGGISGTIDPEGDDPPGGWLVRAASQAFTREILAESEGIYVIDCLPDGDYIVSLRADSSHSRQYFDEVPFEYDASLVSVTLPDTTREIDLFPLKSAAIGGTVIAMSSSLPVSNAPVQLHLQETGEIIDTRTDASGHFSIRRLSDGTGLPPGTYTVSIDSFTTGQIAPTPVRSLRAWVETVHRGGRWIVQVFAELPLGAGPYDVRLSRQPENGDESIVAMQETTGAGGESILLEDDEPMPGVSIYQVSAAAGEYRFESEPMEVRLSREDPPDIVSWFSCPNPSRKEWRMILNAGRPISVALQIIDANGRLIWRDDRDLREGENTFIWDGCRNDGQTCAQGMYFFALRESRLLDLVGGGQATEAGTVLASGRVVWIR
- a CDS encoding SDR family oxidoreductase, encoding MTGNINMPWSLEGRAAVCLAASKGLGLGIAREMAAAGARILLVSRRREPLESAAALIVKDLESGAAYPGVTVWHRPELIAADLMEEEAAPSIVAQAKKHFGRLDILVNNIGGPPAGLFHQHSMERWEESYHRLFGSVVRQIKAAHPLLQKSDAPRVLTVTSVAARQPIEGLVLSNTFRPGLVGLVKTLAQEWGPDGILINNLAPGMFATERIAEVEEATAKQRGISREAVRQERLASIPLGRFGDPRELGRVAVFLASPANSYITGQTILVDGGFYKGL